Sequence from the Erythrolamprus reginae isolate rEryReg1 chromosome 2, rEryReg1.hap1, whole genome shotgun sequence genome:
TCCTGTGGCTCCCAAGGATTTATAACATGGGAGCACCATCAGGCCAGATAGCCAACTATACTCCGGCTATCCAGGGCTGCATCCACGAGAACCCAGCATGTCTCTTCATTCCTGAAGGAGGAAATTTTATATCTCCTAATGCTAAATGCCATGTGCTTCTGTTAACTGGCCTGCAAAGAAGTCTCCATAgattacagagagagagaaatattccaGTTCTGTTTTgatgaaaaggatttaggggtagtgatttctgacagtctcaaaatgggtgaacagtgcagtcaggcggtagggaaagcaagtaggatgcttggctgcatagctagaggtataacaagcaggaagagggagattatgatcccgctatatagagcgctggtgagaccacatttggaatactgtgttcagttctggagacctcacctacaaaaagatcttgacaaaattgaacgggtccaaagacgggctacaagaatggtggaaggtcttaagcatacaacgtaacaggaaagacttaatgaactccatctgtatagtctggagggcagaaggaaaagggggcacatgatcgaaacatttaaatatgttaaagggttaaatagggtccaggagggaagtgtttttaataggaaagtgaacacaagaacaaggggacacaatctgaagttagttgggggaaagatcaaagcaacatgagaaaatattattttactgaaagagtagtagatccttggaacaaacctccagcagatttggtagataaatccacagtaactgaatttaaacatgcctgggataaacatatatccttcctaagataaaatacagaaaatagtataagggcagactagatggaccatgaggtctttttctgccgccagacttctatgtttctatgatattggCTCTGAGCTCTGTTGTGTGAAggaatttggaataaaataaccaCAAAATTTAATTCCCTTTTCATTCAGGAACTCATGATAGCATGCAAAGTATTTCCAGAGAAGCATGCTGTAATTTACAGGGCAAATGTCTCCCAGACAGCTTACCTACCTACCGAGAAATACTTTTTGCCTCTCAATATTCCATAGTAAGGTATGGCATTTTTATGTCTGACCTAACGCTAAGTAAGTTAGTAAATAAGGCATTTTTATGTAAGTATGTCTGACCTAATGCTAAATTATAACACTAATTTATGATCTAATCCTAACCCTTTTTGTTCTTTCGTTTTCATTTTTGCTGGATGGTGACTTTCCATCCAACTTCCTTGAGCCTTACACCAGATGTTTGGTTTTGGTGCCTTTTAAATCAGGCAAGCAGGATTGGGCATTTACTGTGCTAACTGGATGGTCCTCGGCATCCAGCAAGGGTGTGCACACTCCCAACATGTGCGCACTCCCAACATGTGCGCATGCACCACCctgcacgagattttgcttctgcacatgtgcagaaacccaaatctcgtgagattttggctattttcaccaGTAGTTTTGctcccacgcatgtgcagaagcaaaaaaaaatatggcaatttCCCCCAGGAATCAGTCCATTGTGCCATTCCTGGGCTGAAATATATCGTCCATGCCATTCCCGGGCCATTTCCACTGGCCGGACAGCGTCCCCccaacatggggggggggaggaacccaTGGCTGCAGGCACGTCATTTTTTTTGCTGCTTTTAAGCCTAGGCCTGATAAGATTGTCCAACATTGCACAGATGGTTTCACACTTTAAGGCAGAACTGATACTATTTCTCAGTCTCTAACCTGGTGTAACCTCATTACACTAACCAGGATCTTCTTCCCCATAAAATCTACTCATTGAGCTGGTAGGGCTCTTCTCTGGTGTGAGTCCTTCCATAAACAACCAGGGAGCTCTTTTGACCAAAAAGGGATGATTGTTTTTTGAAATATTATCCACTGTCCAGACATTtgaatggtttctcccctgtatgtatatgtacatgatTTATAAGACTACAACTAGTGCTAAaatctttcccacaatctggacactattacggtttctctcctgtgtgacttCTCTAGTCTATCACCAGGTTTGAATTCCAAAATAAATTTTTACCACAAACTCTAAACTCATATAATTTCTCCTTCGTAAATCTTCTTGTGTGTCATTAGATGGGAACCCACAATCTAGATACTCCTAtgctttttctcctgtgtgaatctcctggtgtatcaccaggtgggaattctgtcaaatttttttttcacaaactgcacattcatatggtttctctcctgtgtgcatTGTCTGGTGTATCACTAGACTGGAATTCCGagtgaaacattttccacaaacTGAATATGCGTAAGGTTTCTCTTCTGTGAGAGTCCTCTGGTATATCATCAGTTCAAAATTCCAACCAAACTTTTCCCACAAGCTGGACAATTATAAGGTTTGTCTCCTGTGTAAATCTGAAACTTTAAATTTATAATGACGAAGGAAGGGAAGCTGAGAAAGACATATTTGTCATAGTGATGCAGAATGCAGAAAAGTTAATAATTGTAATGTGTTAAACACCCACGGTACGAGTGGAGTCCTCATCACTGAGCAAGAGTTCAGAAATTAGTTTTACATtacctttttattattatgaaattcatttattattaatcGCAGCTCATCTCCCAGTGTGAGGCAACTCTAAGTGTCTTGCCTTGCCCTAATGTTCATAGCAACACTGACAATATCCACTTTTGCTTTTGATCATtctaaaataatgcatttttaaaaatgagacattttctattgtacatttttttctcATGTGAACATAGCACAAAATAGAGAGATTTGTCCCTTTTCTGTGTGACAATGTGGACAGTGCGGCAAAATAGTAGCTGCTTCAAAAAGTCCACAGCATGGCCCAGGGACAAATCCAGGGCCCATTGAAAATGGTGGTAGCTTCCAGGACACAGTCaagagtgttcagttctggtcacacttcaaaaaagacattgaaactctggagaaggtgcagaaaagatcaaccaaaatgatcaggggtctagaaaccaagacttacgaagagagactgcgggaactgggcatggatagcctagagaaaaggagggccagagcggacatgatagcagtctacaggtatacgaggggttgccacagagaggaggggatcactttattctacagggcaccggagggccggacgaggaacaacggctagaagctgaccaaggagagattcaacctggaaataaggaagaacctgacagtcagaatgaccaaccagtggaacaacctaccagcggacgttgtgaactccaatactctggacatttttaagaggaaattggactgccatttggctaggatgctatagggtccCTGCTTAGGTAGGGGGTTGGacgatgacccgcatggtcccttccagctctaacaataaataaattttaaaaaaataaaagagagccaAGGATGTgtatccttccctctttccccaacaTGAGGATCAGAGATCTTCAAAAGGtaagcagggggagggggaggtctgGTGAGTGAAGGGccaagctttgacgtcacaaaggcgtccttcctggccggccgaaacgtacgtctttgtgacgtcaaagttccgcccatggaattccctattgggattctccacctcctttccagcctcccgaccggcccgacagctccgtggctcttttaaaaagctaacagctgggcagcggggcttctcagcgtcctcctgaaccagaacaccgaccccgaacttttgccgaacttccgggttcggcgttcgggagaacaccgagaagccccctggctatttcaaaaggtgacagccaggcggcagggcttctcgggggcctcccgaacgccaaacctggaagttcggcaaaagttcaggtttggcgttcgggttcgggaggacgccgagaagccccccagctgtttcaaaaggtgacagctgggtggcggggcttctcggcggccacgcaaacttttgccgaacttccgggttcggcattgggagaaagctgagaagcgcccggctgttccaaaaggtgacagccgggcggcgacaTTTTTTTGCTGCAcgcattcattttacattgtttcctatgggaaacaatgtttcgtcttacgaacttttcaccttatgaacctctttcgggaaccaattaggttcgtaagacgaggtattactgtatatatataaccaCTCCTCTGAACTGTGTTAGTGAAACGAACAAATCTGCAACTGTTTGGTGTCTTCAAAACTCAGCAAAATCAGGATGATTCATTGGCAGAGCTAAAAGTGCAGTTCTCAGTTCCAATTATTGTTCCTGTCTAGGGATTATTTGGAAATTTTGAAAAAGAAGCCTGCAtggttggtttcttaaattagggttttttaatttaacttcaacttaaatattagatttgtttatattgtcttattattgttgttagccgccccgagtctacggagaggggcggcatacaaatctaataaataaatgaatgaatgaatgaatgaaagaaagaaatagaaacacCTACCATGAGTTCAGAAGACAGCTTTATATTTACAGCAATGCTGACATTACCTATTCCTTTCATTCTCAAAACTTCCCTCCGCATTGCAGGAAGAAGCAAACAGGCAGTAAGGTAAACCGCCCGATATATACAATACCAAAGGCAGGTTTTTCAAGGAGGTAGAGAGTAGAGATTATAAGTAAGTATAAACACAGGCAAAGGAGAAGaggttcagttcagttcagagtTAAGTCAGGCCAAGGCTCCAAATTGTttcagctcccattggctgatctGTTGCTATCCCCATTCATTGGTTGACTTTGTTACCATGTCTCTACCAGCCATGAATACACTGATACCTCTGATTGAAACTGCTCCTAGAGATAGGACATTCAAAGAATTTCTTTCTCGTCAGTCCTCTcttgtttcaccaggctggaatgtTTAAtgaaacttttcccagtcagtacattcaaagggtttctctcctttgTGAATCCTTAGGTGGTTCACCAGGCTGGAATGATCACAAAAACCTTTCCTACagacagaacattcaaagggtttctctcctgtgtgagttctttgATGTGTcaacaggctggaattatcactaaaacgttCCCCACAGGTAGGGCATTCAGAAGATTTCTCTCCTATATGAGTCCTCCGGTGTATCACCAGATGGGAATTACGAGTATAatgtttcccacagtcaggacattcaaagggtctctctcctgtgtgaatcctctgatgtgTCATAAGGTGGGAATTTTGACTGcaacgtttcccacagtcaggacattcaaaaggtttctctcctgtgtgagtcctctggtgtgtcaccaagTTGGAATGATCACTACAGCTTTTCCCACAgaaaggacattcaaagggtttctctcctgtgtgagtcctctggtgtttcaccaggtgggaattctgattgtaacatttcccacagtcaggacattcaaagggtttctctcctgtgtgagtcctctggtgtgtcaccagattggaattatcactaaagcttttcccacaaataggacattcaaagggtttctctcctgtgtgagttctctggtgtttcaccaagtGGGAATTCTGATTGTAACatttcccacactcaggacattcaaagggtttctctcctgtgtgagtcctctggtgtgtcaccagattAGAATTGTTACTAAAGCTTTTTTCACAGaggggacattcaaagggtttctctcctgtgtgagtcctctgatgtattatcaggtgggaattctgactgtaacatttcccacagtcaagacattcaaagggtttctctcctgtgtgagtcctcaggtgttttaccaggctggaattatcacaaAAACCTTTCCTACAGATTAAACACTCAAAGGGTttatctcctgtgtgaatcctctggtgtttcaccaggctagaATTATCAGAAAAAGCTTTCCTACAGatagaacattcaaagggtttctctcctgtgtgagtcctccggtgtATCACCAGGCTGGAACTCAGACTAAAACttctcccacaatcaggacattcaaagggtttctctcctgtgtgagtcctctggtgtctcaccaggctggaactcagactaaaacttttcccacagtcaggacattcaaagggtttctctcctgtgtgtgtcctctggtgtatcaccaggctggaatgcagactaaaacttttcccacagtcagaacattcaaagggtttctctcctgtgtgagtcctctggtgtctcatcaGGCTGGAACTCATACTAAAACTttccccacaatcaggacattcaaagggtttttctcctgtgtgagtcctctggtgtgtcacgaGGGTGGAATttcgactgaaacttttcccacactcaggacattcatATTGTTTGtctcctgtatgaatcctctggtgtgttacaaggctggaattctgactgaaacgttTGCCACACTCTGGACACTcataaggtttctctcctgtgtgagttctctgatgtttcaccaggctggaattatcacaaTAACCTTTCCTACagataggacattcaaagggtttctctcctgtatgtatGGTCTTGTGTCTCAGGAGGTGGGAATTACTAATGAAATACTTACCACAATCTCGACACTCATAAGGTTTCTCCATGGAGCGTGTCCTCTTATATATTACCAGGTGGGAATTATCACTGAAACGTCTCCAAAGTAAGGACACTGTACAGGTTTTTCTCCTTTATGATTCTTCTGGTCTATCACCAAGTTGGAATTATAACTGAAAGTTTtcaaacatttaaaacatttatctcCTATATGACTCTTCTCCtgtatcaccaggctggaattgtcACTTTCCCATAATCAGGATATTCAAAGGGTTTATCTTCCGTGTTGAGTTCTCTGGTGTTTTAGATGGAAATTTCTATTGAAGCTTTCCCCACAATCTAGACATTCTTACAGTTTCTCCCTGGAGTCAATATACTGATGCATCACCAGACTGAATTTTTTTCCACAATCAAGACACTCAAAGGTTTTCACTTTTATGTGAGTCCTCTGGTTCTTCACCAGGATGGAATTctcactgaaacttttcccaaagAAAGGATGTTCAAATGGTTTTATTCCTGTATGTGTGTGTCCTTTAGTGTCTCAGGACCTGGGAATTTCTAACGAAACTTTCACACAATCTGTACAGCCATACGTTTTCTCCCTCCCGTGAGTTATCTGATGTAGCACTATGTTGCCATGGTAACTAAAGCATTTAGCACATTGGGAGCAATTTTGTGGCTTCCCTCTTGTTTGGAAGTGCTTCCATGAACCAAAAGAGAGCTGTTGTGAGCAAAGCTTTTGTAATTTGTAAGGCTTCTCTCCTGTCTGGCTCCTCTAATACATAATCAGCTGCGATTGGCAATGTGTACTTTCCCCGCAATAGGCAATAGCTACGGAGCTTTTCCACACCTGATATTCTTGACAAGGTCAAAAATATGGACAATGCCTTGTTTACTGGTGTTTTCATTCAAGCCGTTTTCTTCCTCACAGGGAAAACCCTGCACTACTGTGTGTTCTACGTGACTTTACTTTACGTCtccaccaggggtgaaattcaaaacaatttccctaccgattctgtgggcatggcaggggaagaatacttcaaaatctccattcctatcccattctggagccagccagaattggtatttaccagttctccaagctactcaaaattttcgctaacaattctctagaacctgtcagaacctgatgaATTTAATACTTGTTCCCCGCTGACTTCCAGATATTTCCCTCTTTTGCTGGATGAAAAATAATGTCTCTTGACTTTTCATGCCATGTATCCTTGAGTTGTGCTTATTCTTTCTTGATTTTGTCTTTTGTCTAACAACTGCTGGAGGAGGAGCAGAATTGTATCGTTTTCTgaaggaaatataaaatatttgatttctgGCTTGGTTCTGTTCTCTTTTCAACGTTGCTTGTTATTTACAGGTGTCCCAAATTGCTCTTATTCCCATCCTCTTTGTCTGTAAGATTGAAAGAAAAGTATGACTTTAATGGTTTATACAATGGTTAGAGgatgtgaaaaaagaaaaaaaaagtatatattacAATGAAAAAACAAACATGCTCCaatactactgtgtttccccaaaaataagatcctgtcttatatttttttgaaccttgaaataagcacttggccctATTGCCACGCACTCAAAATcctgattgggtttattatcaggggatagaaacataaaaacatagaagactgacggcagaaaaagacctcatggtccatctagtctgcccttatactatttcctgtgttttatcttaggatggatatatgtttatcccaggcatgtttaaattcagttactgtggatttaccaaccacgtctgctggaagtttgttccaaggatctactactctttcagtgaaataatattttctcacgttgcttttgatctttcccccaactaacttcagattgtgtccccttgttcttgtgttcactttcctattaaaaacacttccctcctgaaccttatttaaccctttaacatatttaaatgtttcgatcatgtccccccttttccttctgtcctccagactatacagattgagttcattaagtctttcctgatacgttttatgcttaagaccttccaccattcttgtagcccgtctttggacctgttcaattttgtcaatatctttttgtaggtgaggtctccagaactgaacacagtattccaaatgtggtctcaccagcactctatataaggggatcacaatctccctcttcctgcttgttatacctctagctatgcagccaagcatcctacttgcttttcctaccgcccgaccacactgctcacccattttgaggctctcagaaatcactaccccaaatccttctcttctgaagtttttgctaacacagaactgccaatgcaatactcagattgaggattccttttccccaagtgcattattttacatttggaaacattaaactgcagtttccattgctttgaccatttgtccagtaaagctaaatcatttaccatgtcttattttgggggaaaccgaGTAGAATAATTACATTATTGATGATTCATATGACACATGGAGAACTACTGAGATCCGTGTTCAAATACCCATTCAATCAAATTCAGTTGTTTATTTGGGTCTATCTTAGCAATGCAAAGTGTTATCATCAAATATATCTTGAAATGCTGGGGATAGGTTATAtcaaattaattgaattaataaatataattgcAGATATATGCATAAAGAGAAATACAGATACACCCACTTATGCATGTatacatggagaaaatctatgtctTTCATACCTGACAAAGTGGTTCAAAATTGTTACAGTTAAACTTTCTGAGTTAAATTTAGATATGTGGGGGCTTTAACTGATGAAATGGTGCCGAAAGCCTCTGCAAGATTTGAAGCACCAGTTTTGTTCATGGAAGTCCTCAGCTCCAAATAAGGCCAGAAAATATTGTCTACAGTTAAGAAAATCACTGTGGGTTGTTAAAGGCAATTTCATATGACCATGACTTGCAATTTCCTGCCAGTCTatccactgattttgcttgtcagaagctagcTGGGGAGTTCACAAGTGGGGATCATAGGTGTGGGATGCTGCCACCGTCATAAATGTGTAACTATTGGCAGAACccgaattgttttatttatttattttatttattatttatttttatttatttattcatttctccaatacacaaatacataggaagaaaaatagacatgtagtaagggtaaaagtgaacttagaggagagtatatatgaaagggagggaatgtatatgataagtgagagaaaggaatgacaattggacaggggtcgaaaggcacaccagtgtacttatgtacgccccttactggcctcttaggaacctggagaggtcaatcgtggagagtctaagggagaaatgttgggggttaggggttgacacaattgagtctggtaatgagttccacacttcaataactcgattgttgaaatcatattttttacagtcaagtttggaggggttcgtattaagtttgaatctgttgcgtgctcttgtgttgttgcggttgaagctgaagtagtcattgaccggtaggacgttgcagcatatgatcttgtgggcaatactcaaatcgtgttttaagcgccgtagttctaggctttctaggcccaggattgttagtctattttcgtaggatattctgtttcgagtggaggagtgaagggctctttgtgCAACTCCTTATCCTGTACCCTCAAGATCCCAATCACTGCTGAAGTGCAGTCACTGAAAAGCTGCTAGGATTACCACAGATGTTGTGGATCAGGTGCACCTCTACTTCTACTGTGCCCTAGTGACTTTGAAGGCTCAGGAAAGAAGTGGTAAGTGAGGTTTTTAGAAGGTGCTGGATTAAGCACAATTGAACCTAGTTAATACATGGAGGGGACAGGAAATACCATACGTATTGGCAAGACATGGAAGTAAAAAAGCTTGTAAATTTTATTCATATGTCATTTTCAATACACTTGTAGATTACAAACTATATCAAGAGGATCAAGAGCAAGATgtaatgggagactttaattaCCTGGATATCAACTGGGGAAAAAACTCTACATCTAGTACTGAACAGATTCCTAACAAGCTGATAATGTAGCTGACAACTATGCAgtggcagctaaaaaagccaatacaatcttaAATTGTATTAATAGAGGAATACAATCTATGAATAAGGAGGTAATAATACCATTCCaaaaagccttagttagaccacacctagagtactgcatccaatacTGGTTACCAcagtacaaaaaagacattgagactctagagaaagtgcaaaggagagcaaccaggatgattaggggcctggaaACTTTAACATaagaagagtggttgcaggaactgggcatggccaatctagcgaagagaaggaccagaggggacatgatgtcagtgttccaatattggaggggttgccacagagaggagggtgtcaggctattttccaaggcacaagaaggccagacaaggaataatggatggaagatgacaaaggagagattcaacctggaaataaggagaaactttctgatggtgagagtgctTGCCtgaggaggttgtgagagctctaaCACTTGAACACTCAAAGGGagattgtccaaaatggtgtaaggACTCCTGCTAGAGCAGTgggggtgggttggactagattaccggactccatagtgtcatccccaaacccccaacaatttacccttagattatctatggttgacctatccagattcctaagaggtcagtaaggggcgagtacaagtgcactagagtgccttccatcccctgttctattgctctcctatatctcctatacctttcttctattcctgtatctcttcttctattctttcattgatatgttctattactatatcttcttttctattctttcatagatatattttactatgagtatctcgtctataaccttcatcatatattttactatgtgtatatagatatatatatgtcacatgtttttttgctgaatttgaaaattaagggagactaggatagatctatttcggccttattttggcctcatcagctagccatacccactgggacttgatatCACATAATTCTTGCTGAaatttttgaaatatatatactgtatacccactaaatccctcattgtgtattggacaaaataatttaaaaaaaatagattacctacaaggtcccttccaactctaataataatctgtaaTCTAATCTGtaaacacctagaagcaagcaAAGTTGTAACTATCAGTAGAAGCTAAGAAAGGGTttattaaaaacagatcatgccaaagaaatcctattctattcctcaaCAAAATGACTAAAATCAGTGGCCCCAGTGCAATGCAACAGACATGgtatacttggatttcagtaaaaAGCATCTGACAAAGTAGATGGTAAATTCTTGTTAAGTTAAAAAAATGTGGCACAGACACATCCACCCACACAGATGGATCCATAACTCGCTGACAAATTGTCTTCTACAGTATGTGTaatcctatctggaccgggactcactgctcacggtcactcatgccctcatcacctcgaggttcgactactgtaatgctctctacatggggctacctttgaaaagtgttcggaaacttcagatcgtgcagaatgcagctgcaagagcaatcatgggcttcccaaggtatgcccatgttatatcaacactctgcagtctgcattggttgccgatcaatttccggtcacaattcaaagtgttggttatgacctataaagcctttcatagcatcagaccagaatatctccgagaccaccttctgctgcacgaataccagcgactgattaggtcccacagagtgggccttctccgggtcccgtcaactaaacaatgtcgtttggcgggccccaggggaagagccttctctgtggcggccccgactccctggaaccagctccccccagagattagaactgcccccaccctccttgcctttcataaactcctcaaaacccacctttgtcatcaggcatgggggaactgagatatctcccccgggcctatacaatttatgtat
This genomic interval carries:
- the LOC139160072 gene encoding zinc finger protein 850-like, translated to MEKPYECRDCGKYFISNSHLLRHKTIHTGEKPFECPICRKGYCDNSSLVKHQRTHTGEKPYECPECGKRFSQNSSLVTHQRIHTGDKQYECPECGKSFSRNSTLVTHQRTHTGEKPFECPDCGESFSMSSSLMRHQRTHTGEKPFECSDCGKSFSLHSSLVIHQRTHTGEKPFECPDCGKSFSLSSSLVRHQRTHTGEKPFECPDCGRSFSLSSSLVIHRRTHTGEKPFECSICRKAFSDNSSLVKHQRIHTGDKPFECLICRKGFCDNSSLVKHLRTHTGEKPFECLDCGKCYSQNSHLIIHQRTHTGEKPFECPLCEKSFSNNSNLVTHQRTHTGEKPFECPECGKCYNQNSHLVKHQRTHTGEKPFECPICGKSFSDNSNLVTHQRTHTGEKPFECPDCGKCYNQNSHLVKHQRTHTGEKPFECPFCGKSCSDHSNLVTHQRTHTGEKPFECPDCGKRCSQNSHLMTHQRIHTGERPFECPDCGKHYTRNSHLVIHRRTHIGEKSSECPTCGERFSDNSSLLTHQRTHTGEKPFECSVCRKGFCDHSSLVNHLRIHKGEKPFECTDWEKFH